The DNA segment GCCAACACCACAGCCCCGACACGCGTGCGCTGCGGTGAAAACCAGGTAGCCGTTAGAGGCCCAGACGCGCACTGAAAAAGCAATGAAAAAGCCAACAGTAAACGACCAGCGTGACGAACGTCTGAGTAATCAGACAAACCCCGGACAAGTTCCGATGTTGTACGCAGTGCTTCTAGCTCGCTACGCGGTGAagcatcttcgtcttcactcACTGCCACCACTTCGGCAGACTCCGAAGGAGGGTCACCAGAGTCCTCCTGTACACGGCCATCTCCCACTGCTGGCGCACGTGTCAGAGGCGCCGCCTCTATACAGAGAACGGCCGGCGCCTTCTGCACACCAGTTGTCCAGTCACGAAGCAATGCACCAGACTGCGCTGACGGTCCCGAACATATTTCGTCGCGCGGCGATGCCAAGAGCAAACAAGCAGCCAGTACGAGGGGAACACAGCATATCCAGCGAGTGACAGAGACGCGGTTCCGTCCAGCAGATCTCGCTGGCAAGAGCAGCATCTTGTGCTCTCTCACATCGTATTCGGACCCGACGCTACTAAC comes from the Toxoplasma gondii ME49 unplaced genomic scaffold asmbl.18, whole genome shotgun sequence genome and includes:
- a CDS encoding hypothetical protein (encoded by transcript TGME49_253180); its protein translation is MKKPTVNDQRDERLSNQTNPGQVPMLYAVLLARYAVKHLRLHSLPPLRQTPKEGHQSPPVHGHLPLLAHVSEAPPLYRERPAPSAHQLSSHEAMHQTALTVPNIFRRAAMPRANKQPVRGEHSISSE